In Hemicordylus capensis ecotype Gifberg chromosome 3, rHemCap1.1.pri, whole genome shotgun sequence, one DNA window encodes the following:
- the LOC128350441 gene encoding uncharacterized protein LOC128350441 isoform X3, which yields MPPRKAKGKAGGKPIKPPKRPAPQSSSSDEDDGEMTLIKGMIQRLEALERAKALPSDMGAGPSGKGGRTRTRGAARTQLIDSLSVRLKAMEERLSGPSDVPVVVLDEAAIPGALQQEESSAAVEMSAVAQPGAGGAAAPVRGAGGAAAPVRVLLCGHSLVFWAYKRASASRFGTQLGLGQQSRVSWLGMRGMLWGQLLPTLLDYVDRCSCPDILVVHLGENDLGK from the exons ATGCCTCCCAGGAAGGCAAAAGGGAAAGCCGGGGGGAAGCCGATCAAGCCTCCGAAGCGTCCTGCACCCCAGTCTTCATCgtcggatgaggatgatggggaaATGACCCTCATTAAGGGGATGATACAGCGGCTGGAGGCTTTGGAGCGGGCCAAGGCGCTGCCATCAGATATGGGGGCAGGGCCTTCTGGTAAGGGGGGCAGAACTCGGACGAGGGGGGCCGCAAGGACTCAGTTAATTGATTCTTTATCTGTCAGACTGAAGGCCATGGAGGAGAGGCTAAGCGGCCCGAGTGATGTGCCAGTGGTAGTTTTGGACGAGGCAGCAATTCCGGGGGCATTGCAGCAGGAGGAGTCTTCGGCGGCGGTGGAGATGTCAGCTGTTGCTCAGCCGG gtgctggcggggcagcGGCTCCGGTGAgaggtgctggcggggcggcggCTCCTGTGAGAGTACTCCTGTGTGGCCATTCCTTGGTGTTTTGGGCATACAAGAGGGCCAGCGCCTCACGTTTTGGGACCCAACTCGGTCTGGGACAGCAGTCCAGAGTGTCTTGGTTGGGTATGCGGGGGATGCTTTGGGGACAGTTACTCCCAACTCTGTTAGATTATGTTGATAGGTGTTCCTGTCCGGATATTTTGGTCGTGCATTTGGGTGAGAATGACTTGGGCAAGTGA
- the LOC128350441 gene encoding uncharacterized protein LOC128350441 isoform X4, with translation MPPRKAKGKAGGKPIKPPKRPAPQSSSSDEDDGEMTLIKGMIQRLEALERAKALPSDMGAGPSGKGGRTRTRGAARTQLIDSLSVRLKAMEERLSGPSDVPVVVLDEAAIPGALQQEESSAAVEMSAVAQPVGQVSGTGARGYAGPGGHAGSPMEAWRVAAWQAIDASLAPSTRVLAGQRLR, from the exons ATGCCTCCCAGGAAGGCAAAAGGGAAAGCCGGGGGGAAGCCGATCAAGCCTCCGAAGCGTCCTGCACCCCAGTCTTCATCgtcggatgaggatgatggggaaATGACCCTCATTAAGGGGATGATACAGCGGCTGGAGGCTTTGGAGCGGGCCAAGGCGCTGCCATCAGATATGGGGGCAGGGCCTTCTGGTAAGGGGGGCAGAACTCGGACGAGGGGGGCCGCAAGGACTCAGTTAATTGATTCTTTATCTGTCAGACTGAAGGCCATGGAGGAGAGGCTAAGCGGCCCGAGTGATGTGCCAGTGGTAGTTTTGGACGAGGCAGCAATTCCGGGGGCATTGCAGCAGGAGGAGTCTTCGGCGGCGGTGGAGATGTCAGCTGTTGCTCAGCCGG TTGGACAGGTTTCGGGAACTGGCGCCAGAGGCTATGCGGGACCCGGAGGTCATGCCGGAAGCCCTATGGAGGCTTGGCGCGTAGCTGCGTGGCAGGCCATCGATGCCTCCTTGGCGCCCAGTACCAGG gtgctggcggggcagcGGCTCCGGTGA
- the LOC128350441 gene encoding uncharacterized protein LOC128350441 isoform X2 has protein sequence MPPRKAKGKAGGKPIKPPKRPAPQSSSSDEDDGEMTLIKGMIQRLEALERAKALPSDMGAGPSGKGGRTRTRGAARTQLIDSLSVRLKAMEERLSGPSDVPVVVLDEAAIPGALQQEESSAAVEMSAVAQPVGQVSGTGARGYAGPGGHAGSPMEAWRVAAWQAIDASLAPSTRVSYRAKVGAFSMFRRQEGLVEAWPVPVEHVMQFLVSLFRAGKAVSTMGGYVSALAFEAQVQGVQDTTGDPRVKRMLEGWARQQPRGPDKRRPLTLDVVAALIRHLPVCCSSPWEATLMKAASLVYFFGAFRPSEVLPRGRHSPVGRCLQFGDLSFEGRGVTLLLRSSKTDQKGKGQVIRLHAASDPGMCPVMALWQYVAGGPKASGCLFVHERGDPLTQYQLWAVLRKAMACAGVSDLGFSLHSFRIGAATTASGLGLEARDVQRIGWWKSDAFLRYVR, from the exons ATGCCTCCCAGGAAGGCAAAAGGGAAAGCCGGGGGGAAGCCGATCAAGCCTCCGAAGCGTCCTGCACCCCAGTCTTCATCgtcggatgaggatgatggggaaATGACCCTCATTAAGGGGATGATACAGCGGCTGGAGGCTTTGGAGCGGGCCAAGGCGCTGCCATCAGATATGGGGGCAGGGCCTTCTGGTAAGGGGGGCAGAACTCGGACGAGGGGGGCCGCAAGGACTCAGTTAATTGATTCTTTATCTGTCAGACTGAAGGCCATGGAGGAGAGGCTAAGCGGCCCGAGTGATGTGCCAGTGGTAGTTTTGGACGAGGCAGCAATTCCGGGGGCATTGCAGCAGGAGGAGTCTTCGGCGGCGGTGGAGATGTCAGCTGTTGCTCAGCCGG TTGGACAGGTTTCGGGAACTGGCGCCAGAGGCTATGCGGGACCCGGAGGTCATGCCGGAAGCCCTATGGAGGCTTGGCGCGTAGCTGCGTGGCAGGCCATCGATGCCTCCTTGGCGCCCAGTACCAGGGTTAGTTATCGGGCGAAGGTAGGGGCATTCTCTATGTTTAGGAGACAAGAGGGCCTTGTGGAAGCATGGCCTGTGCCTGTGGAACATGTTATGCAGTTCCTGGTGTCTCTTTTTAGGGCAGGTAAGGCGGTCTCGACCATGGGAGGCTACGTCTCCGCTTTGGCCTTCGAGGCTCAAGTGCAGGGGGTGCAGGACACTACAGGTGATCCTAGGGTTAAACGCATGCTGGAGGGGTGGGCGCGGCAGCAGCCCAGGGGCCCGGATAAAAGGAGGCCACTAACCTTGGACGTGGTGGCTGCACTGATTCGCCATTTACCTGTCTGTTGCTCTTCCCCTTGGGAAGCTACGTTAATGAAGGCTGCCTCCTTGGTTTACTTTTTTGGGGCTTTTAGACCCAGTGAAGTTTTGCCTCGGGGTAGGCATTCGCCTGTGGGGCGTTGCCTGCAGTTTGGGGATTTGTCATTTGAGGGTAGGGGAGTCACGTTGCTACTCCGTAGCTCCAAAACTGatcagaaggggaaggggcaggtgATTAGGCTCCATGCTGCCTCGGACCCGGGAATGTGTCCAGTGATGGCCTTATGGCAGTATGTAGCAGGTGGTCCCAAGGCATCTGGGTGTTTATTTGTCCATGAGAGGGGGGATCCTTTAACCCAGTATCAGCTATGGGCTGTTCTGAGGAAGGCTATGGCCTGTGCTGGTGTGTCAGACTTGGGGTTTAGCCTGCACTCCTTTAGAATTGGGGCGGCTACTACAGCCAGTGGCCTGGGTTTGGAGGCGAGGGATGTGCAGAGGATTGGATGGTGGAAGTCTGATGCCTTTTTACGCTATGTGCGCTAA
- the LOC128350441 gene encoding uncharacterized protein LOC128350441 isoform X1 — protein sequence MMRILGCEPLWIHPCHGMRLIWSCGFSSSRRRDQWTVRDRTAGICYPRQRHCLFLLLRASHGFNPSRFAGSIIAVTAVEDRSVSLDTCVASVVPSTRALRAPGLVASGQDLSQGSMGARRGALPHTLRVKGPSPVRLDVLEQLLIGYPNREAAALLSSGFKEGFRIPTLSHRVAFMADNLKSVKGMEVVVARKIGKEAAAGRVAGPFNLPPFDNLRVSPLGVVPKKAPGEYRRIHHLSFLGIELDTVVGCSHLPLEKLTTLRGLIGAMQVARKVSLKELQVVVGHLNFACRVVVPGRAFLRRLCDLMSGLRAPHHRVRLTEGVKADLAVWGTFLEQFNGVSFWRAEQLVEAELQVHSDAAGGAGFGVYFRGRWCYGCWPVGWERAGITRDLTFLELFPIVVAVHLWAGEFSNSTVQFWCDNQAVVQVVNSQTSRSPRVMGLVRAFVLQCLRANILFVARHVPGLQNDIADALSRFQLDRFRELAPEAMRDPEVMPEALWRLGA from the coding sequence ATGATGAGAATTTTAGGATGCGAGCCGCTTTGGATCCATCCCTGCCATGGGATGCGCCTCATTTGGAGCTGTGGGTTCTCATCAAGTCGCCGACGCGACCAGTGGACGGTGAGAGATCGGACAGCGGGCATCTGTTATCCAAGGCAGCGGCACTGTCTTTTCCTGCTGTTGCGGGCCAGCCATGGGTTCAACCCCAGTCGGTTTGCTGGGAGTATAATCGCAGTGACCGCTGTGGAAGACAGGTCTGTAAGTTTAGACACGTGTGTAGCATCTGTGGTGCCAAGCACCCGAGCTCTTCGTGCCCCAGGGCTCGTGGCTTCGGGGCAGGATCTAAGCCAAGGTTCGATGGGGGCAAGAAGGGGGGCCCTCCCGCACACCCTTCgggtaaaggggcccagcccagttaGACTGGACGTTTTGGAGCAGCTGTTAATAGGCTACCCTAATCGGGAGGCCGCTGCCTTGTTGAGTTCAGGGTTTAAAGAAGGTTTTAGGATTCCAACGTTATCTCATAGGGTGGCCTTTATGGCCGATAACCTTAAATCGGTTAAAGGGATGGAGGTGGTAGTGGCCAGGAAGATAGGTAAGGAGGCGGCTGCCGGGAGGGTGGCTGGGCCTTTCAATCTTCCCCCCTTTGACAATTTGAGGGTTTCCCCGTTGGGAGTTGTCCCGAAGAAGGCTCCAGGCGAGTACCGCCGCATACATCACCTGTCCTTTTTGGGTATCGAGTTGGATACGGTGGTTGGGTGTTCGCATCTCCCGTTGGAGAAGTTGACGACGCTGCGGGGTCTTATTGGGGCCATGCAGGTGGCGCGAAAGGTTTCCCTTAAGGAGCTGCAGGTGGTGGTAGGTCATTTGAATTTCGCCTGCAGGGTGGTGGTACCCGGGAGGGCATTTTTGAGGCGCCTTTGCGACCTGATGTCCGGTTTGCGGGCTCCTCACCATAGGGTAAGGCTTACGGAGGGGGTTAAGGCAGACTTGGCAGTATGGGGCACGTTTTTGGAGCAATTTAATGGTGTTTCATTCTGGAGGGCAGAGCAGCTAGTTGAGGCAGAGCTGCAGGTCCATTCGGACGCGGCTGGGGGAGCGGGGTTTGGCGTTTATTTTCGTGGGCGCTGGTGTTATGGGTGTTGGCCGGTTGGTTGGGAGAGGGCCGGTATCACTAGGGACCTTACCTTTTTGGAACtgttccccattgtggtggcagtGCACCTTTGGGCTGGGGAGTTCTCTAACTCCACAGTTCAGTTTTGGTGCGACAATCAGGCAGTAGTGCAGGTTGTCAATTCACAGACGTCACGGTCCCCTCGGGTCATGGGCTTGGTTAGAGCTTTTGTTTTGCAGTGTTTACGTGCCAACATTTTATTTGTGGCACGACATGTTCCAGGGCTTCAGAATGACAtcgctgatgccctgtctcgGTTTCAGTTGGACAGGTTTCGGGAACTGGCGCCAGAGGCTATGCGGGACCCGGAGGTCATGCCGGAAGCCCTATGGAGGCTTGGCGCGTAG